A stretch of Dama dama isolate Ldn47 chromosome 22, ASM3311817v1, whole genome shotgun sequence DNA encodes these proteins:
- the MLF2 gene encoding myeloid leukemia factor 2 isoform X2, whose protein sequence is MFRFMRDVEPEDPMFLMDPFAIHRQHMNRMLSGGFGYSPFLSITDGNLPGTRPASRRMQSGGFMDMFGMMNDMIGNMEHMTAGGNCQTFSSSTVISYSNTGDGAPKVYQETSEMRSAPGGIRETRRTVRDSDSGLEQMSIGHHIRDRAHILQRSRNHRTGDQEERQDYINLDESEAAAFDDEWRRETSRFRQQRPLEFRRHEASGGGGRRAEGPPRLAIQGPEDSPSRQSRRYDW, encoded by the exons ATGTTCCGCTTCATGAGGGACGTGGAGCCCGAGGACCCCATGTTCCTGAT GGACCCCTTTGCCATTCACCGTCAGCACATGAACCGGATGTTGTCAGGAGGTTTTGGATATAGCCCCTTCCTCAGCATCACAGATGGCAATCTGCCAGGGACCCGGCCTGCCAGCCGCAGGATGCAG TCAGGCGGCTTCATGGACATGTTTGGGATGATGAACGACATGATCGGCAACATG gagCACATGACAGCCGGAGGCAATTGCCAgaccttctcctcctccaccgTCATCTCCTACTCCAACACCGGCGACGGGGCCCCCAAGGTCTACCAAGAGACGTCAGAGATGCGCTCGGCCCCAGGCGGG ATCCGGGAGACTCGGCGGACCGTGCGCGACTCCGACAGCGGGCTGGAGCAGATGTCCATCGGGCATCACATCCGGGACCGGGCTCACATCCTCCAGCGCTCCCGAAACCACCGCACGGGGGACCAGGAGGAGCGGCAGGACTACATCAACCTGGATGAGA GTGAGGCCGCGGCGTTTGATGACGAGTGGCGGAGGGAGACCTCCCGATTCCGGCAGCAGCGCCCTCTGGAATTTCGGAGGCATGAGGCTTCCGGGGGTGGAGGACGAAGGGCTGAGGGGCCTCCCCGCCTGGCTATACAGGGACCCGAGGACTCCCCATCCCGACAGTCCCGCCGCTACGACTGGTGA
- the MLF2 gene encoding myeloid leukemia factor 2 isoform X1, with protein sequence MFRFMRDVEPEDPMFLMDPFAIHRQHMNRMLSGGFGYSPFLSITDGNLPGTRPASRRMQAGAVSPFGMLGMSGGFMDMFGMMNDMIGNMEHMTAGGNCQTFSSSTVISYSNTGDGAPKVYQETSEMRSAPGGIRETRRTVRDSDSGLEQMSIGHHIRDRAHILQRSRNHRTGDQEERQDYINLDESEAAAFDDEWRRETSRFRQQRPLEFRRHEASGGGGRRAEGPPRLAIQGPEDSPSRQSRRYDW encoded by the exons ATGTTCCGCTTCATGAGGGACGTGGAGCCCGAGGACCCCATGTTCCTGAT GGACCCCTTTGCCATTCACCGTCAGCACATGAACCGGATGTTGTCAGGAGGTTTTGGATATAGCCCCTTCCTCAGCATCACAGATGGCAATCTGCCAGGGACCCGGCCTGCCAGCCGCAGGATGCAG GCTGGGGCTGTCTCCCCTTTTGGAATGCTGGGAATG TCAGGCGGCTTCATGGACATGTTTGGGATGATGAACGACATGATCGGCAACATG gagCACATGACAGCCGGAGGCAATTGCCAgaccttctcctcctccaccgTCATCTCCTACTCCAACACCGGCGACGGGGCCCCCAAGGTCTACCAAGAGACGTCAGAGATGCGCTCGGCCCCAGGCGGG ATCCGGGAGACTCGGCGGACCGTGCGCGACTCCGACAGCGGGCTGGAGCAGATGTCCATCGGGCATCACATCCGGGACCGGGCTCACATCCTCCAGCGCTCCCGAAACCACCGCACGGGGGACCAGGAGGAGCGGCAGGACTACATCAACCTGGATGAGA GTGAGGCCGCGGCGTTTGATGACGAGTGGCGGAGGGAGACCTCCCGATTCCGGCAGCAGCGCCCTCTGGAATTTCGGAGGCATGAGGCTTCCGGGGGTGGAGGACGAAGGGCTGAGGGGCCTCCCCGCCTGGCTATACAGGGACCCGAGGACTCCCCATCCCGACAGTCCCGCCGCTACGACTGGTGA